In Rattus rattus isolate New Zealand chromosome 9, Rrattus_CSIRO_v1, whole genome shotgun sequence, a genomic segment contains:
- the Ggt6 gene encoding glutathione hydrolase 6, whose product MDATTGAVLYHKLQLWEPGMESEEEEEEEEIAEPLVLSLRRLQNTPGNKVGGLPGAWTRLLAGLLLLAVSSSLALRQLQGRNSPKGNLGPVDLPASRHSHHPGVYHHSAVISPAATCSQLGQELLVAGGNVVDAGVGAALCLAVVHPHATGLGATFWGLFYNGSSGNSTALTAGPAQILAPGLGLPTALPALHLLHTHFGRLPWSHLLAKPAMLAQKGFEVDAPLASALAAQGTEGLCPLFCHTNGTPLGLGAQVTNPSLAAVLLREALASSPDLVGNALLNLLVRDLGLELPSVQPKPSLEPALQLPLPQGVLFTTPGPSAGPELMGLLESTLHSKTPSPASCSSPLQTAETPVSSALATVDSHGSMLLLTSSLNSSFGSGHLSPSTGVLLSNLEASSVPSTWACPLILRGNLDDTEDDMLGLVASGIPRGAKAMACTLFNHLTTPQTQQQVQHQAQQRPTESPGICGQEALLQVVVHAEHAQVSSIPSGCCPFQGY is encoded by the exons ATGGATGCCACCACAGGGGCTGTGCTCTACCACAAGCTGCAACTCTGGGAGCCTGGCAtggagtcagaggaggaggaagaagaggaagaaatagcaGAACCACTAGTCCTTTCCCTAAGGAGACTCCAAAATACCCCCGG GAACAAGGTTGGTGGGTTGCCAGGAGCCTGGACCCGCCTGCTGGCAggcctgctgctgctggctgttaGCAGCTCCCTGGCTCTGAGGCAGCTGCAAGGTAGGAACAGCCCAAAAGGAAACTTGGGCCCTGTGGACCTTCCAGCCAGCAGACACTCCCATCACcctggtgtgtaccaccacagcgCTGTCATCAGCCCTGCAG CCACATGTTCCCAACTGGGCCAAGAGCTGCTTGTCGCTGGGGGCAATGTCGTGGATGCTGGAGTTGGAGCAGCTTTGTGTCTGGCGGTGGTGCATCCTCATGCAACAGGGCTAG GTGCCACATTCTGGGGTCTCTTCTACAATGGCTCCTCAGGAAACTCAACTGCCCTGACAGCAGGCCCAGCCCAAATCCTGGCCCCTGGCCTGGGACtgcccacagctctgcctgccctgcATTTGCTTCATACCCACTTCGGCCGCCTGCCCTGGTCACACCTGCTGGCCAAGCCTGCCATGCTGGCTCAAAAGGGCTTTGAGGTAGATGCTCCCCTGGCAAGCGCACTAGCAGCCCAGGGTACAGAGGGGCTCTGTCCACTGTTCTGCCATACCAACGGAACCCCACTGGGTCTTGGAGCTCAAGTCACCAACCCCAGCCTGGCAGCCGTGTTGCTCCGTGAAGCCCTGGCCTCCAGCCCAGATCTTGTTGGGAATGCCTTGCTGAACCTGCTGGTCAGAGACCTGGGGTTAGAGTTGCCCTCTGTGCAGCCCAAGCCTTCCTTAGAGCCTGCACTGCAGCTTCCTCTGCCTCAGGGTGTGCTGTTCACTACTCCTGGCCCCTCAGCAGGCCCAGAACTTATGGGACTGCTGGAGTCTACTCTTCACTCCAAGACACCCAGCCCTGCTTCCTGCTCATCACCCCTGCAGACTGCTGAAACCCCAGTGAGCAGTGCCCTGGCCACTGTGGACAGCCATGGCTCCATGCTCCTTCTAACCTCCTCACTCAACAGCTCCTTTGGCTCTGGACATCTGTCCCCAAGTACTGGCGTTCTTCTCAGCAACCTGGAAGCCAGCTCTGTACCTAGTACCTGGGCCTGTCCACTCATTCTCCGTGGCAACCTAGATGACACAGAAGACGATATGTTGGGGCTGGTGGCTTCAGGGATCCCCAGAGGGGCCAAAGCCATGGCTTGCACCTTGTTCAATCATCTGACAACACCCCAAACCCAACAGCAGGTCCAACATCAAGCCCAACAAAGACCCACAGAAAGCCCTGGCATTTGTGGCCAAGAGGCTCTACTGCAGGTAGTAGTCCATGCAGAACACGCCCAGGTCTCCAGCATCCCTAGTGGCTGCTGCCCCTTTCAGGGGTATTAA